The following are encoded together in the Actinomycetota bacterium genome:
- a CDS encoding GAF and ANTAR domain-containing protein yields MSRRDRELEAEMEADPGGARQGTTLTGELGLRDAADPAPDPTSDGQLRRQIEALEEVSRAIVSDLYLEDILKLIVMVTAEVMNSNICSLLLLNEKEGTLEIRATQSVSEEYLNKPPIRLGEGIAGMVAAENRPIQVRDVKKDPRYANKRVAEKEGLCSLLSVPMCVKGRVIGVLNCYTSEPREFTPEDVKLLTAVANQAAVAIENTELLVRTRIIQEELETRKMVERAKDILMRNLGIDGEEAYRRMRKKSMDTRRSMREIAEAIILADVGEG; encoded by the coding sequence ATGTCGAGGAGGGATAGGGAACTGGAGGCGGAAATGGAGGCGGATCCGGGAGGCGCCCGGCAGGGAACCACGCTCACCGGCGAGCTTGGCTTGAGGGACGCGGCAGATCCCGCACCCGATCCCACTTCCGATGGCCAGCTACGGAGGCAGATAGAAGCTCTGGAGGAGGTCAGCCGGGCCATCGTCTCCGACCTCTACCTGGAGGACATCCTCAAGCTCATCGTTATGGTCACCGCCGAGGTCATGAACTCCAACATTTGTTCCCTCCTGCTCCTGAACGAGAAGGAGGGCACCCTGGAGATCCGGGCCACCCAGTCGGTGAGCGAGGAGTACTTGAACAAGCCCCCCATACGGCTGGGGGAGGGCATCGCCGGGATGGTGGCCGCGGAGAATAGGCCCATCCAGGTCCGGGACGTGAAGAAGGATCCCCGTTACGCCAACAAGAGGGTGGCTGAAAAGGAGGGGCTCTGCTCCCTGCTCTCTGTGCCCATGTGCGTGAAGGGCAGGGTCATCGGGGTACTCAACTGCTACACCTCAGAACCGCGGGAGTTCACCCCGGAGGACGTCAAGCTCCTGACCGCGGTGGCCAACCAGGCGGCGGTGGCCATCGAGAACACCGAGCTCCTGGTGAGGACGCGCATCATCCAGGAGGAGCTGGAGACGCGCAAGATGGTGGAGCGGGCCAAGGACATCCTTATGCGCAACCTGGGCATCGACGGGGAGGAGGCCTACCGGCGCATGCGGAAGAAGTCCATGGACACACGCAGGTCCATGCGCGAGATAGCCGAGGCCATTATCCTGGCCGATGTGGGGGAAGGATGA